The proteins below come from a single Tissierella sp. MB52-C2 genomic window:
- the infB gene encoding translation initiation factor IF-2 produces MKKVRVYELARELGISSKDLIEKIIDLEIPVGNHMSTLENEEADIIKSLLVGEEVQNSPAEQEEIEDEDIDTEYIKSNKSKNNKKQKNNKHNEKNNSIEKENTIISKERNEVVIEIGNDIIVKDLADKIGVSSSQVISKLIGLGVMVNQNQSIDSDIAIIVAEEFGVQLTIQDTVEESIESLEEKYSLDYEDDPKDLKTRAPIVTVMGHVDHGKTSLLDAIKETSVTKSEAGGITQHIGAYAVNINNKKICFLDTPGHEAFTSMRARGAQVTDIAILVVAADDGVMPQTIEAINHAKAANVPIIVAINKMDKPTANVDRIKQELVENALVPEDWGGETITVPVSAKNREGIEDILEMILLVAEMQELKANPNRNAVGTIVEAQLDKGKGPLATVLVQKGTLQVGDMVVSGSSFGRVRAMLDDKGKRVKKAGPSTPVVVLGLSEVPNAGELLYAVDDEKTARTIGEKNKENTRAEQMRSDQKISLDDLFERIKLGEIKDLNIIIKGDVRGSIEALKQSLEKLSTEEVKTNIIHGGVGGITESDIMLASASNAIVVGFNVRPNLNAIEVAKREKVDIRTYRVIYEAIEDIQSAIKGMHAPKIVEEVIGRTEVRATFRLPNGNTIAGIYVLDGKVTRNSKIRLLRDDIVIFEGNVSSLKRFKDDVREVLSGYEGGLGLENYNDIKDGDLLESYILKEVQK; encoded by the coding sequence ATGAAAAAAGTTAGAGTATATGAATTAGCTAGGGAATTAGGAATTAGCAGCAAAGATTTAATTGAAAAAATTATAGATTTAGAAATACCAGTAGGTAATCATATGAGTACCTTAGAAAATGAAGAAGCAGACATAATAAAGTCACTATTAGTCGGGGAAGAAGTGCAAAATTCTCCTGCTGAACAAGAGGAAATTGAAGATGAAGATATAGATACTGAATATATCAAAAGTAACAAAAGCAAAAATAATAAAAAGCAGAAAAATAATAAACATAATGAAAAGAATAATAGTATAGAGAAAGAAAATACTATAATTAGTAAAGAAAGGAATGAGGTTGTTATAGAAATAGGAAATGATATAATCGTAAAAGATTTAGCAGACAAAATAGGAGTTAGTTCTTCCCAAGTTATTTCCAAACTAATAGGTCTAGGAGTAATGGTTAATCAGAATCAATCTATAGATTCAGATATAGCAATAATAGTTGCAGAAGAATTTGGTGTCCAACTTACAATACAAGATACTGTAGAGGAAAGTATTGAATCCTTAGAGGAAAAATATAGTTTGGATTATGAAGATGATCCTAAAGACTTAAAAACTAGAGCACCTATAGTAACTGTAATGGGTCATGTTGACCACGGTAAGACATCTTTATTAGATGCTATTAAAGAAACCAGTGTTACTAAATCTGAAGCAGGTGGAATTACTCAGCATATAGGAGCTTATGCTGTTAATATTAATAATAAAAAGATATGTTTTTTAGATACTCCAGGCCATGAGGCTTTTACATCTATGCGTGCTAGGGGAGCACAGGTAACAGATATTGCAATATTAGTAGTTGCAGCTGATGATGGAGTTATGCCACAAACCATTGAAGCTATAAATCACGCAAAGGCTGCCAATGTTCCTATAATTGTGGCTATTAATAAAATGGATAAACCTACTGCAAATGTAGATAGGATAAAACAAGAACTAGTTGAAAATGCTTTAGTTCCTGAAGACTGGGGTGGAGAAACTATTACAGTACCAGTATCAGCTAAGAATCGTGAAGGAATAGAAGATATATTAGAAATGATTTTACTTGTTGCAGAAATGCAGGAATTAAAAGCAAACCCAAATAGAAATGCTGTAGGAACAATAGTAGAGGCTCAACTTGATAAGGGTAAAGGACCTTTAGCAACTGTATTAGTTCAAAAAGGAACATTACAAGTAGGAGATATGGTGGTTTCTGGTTCTTCCTTTGGTAGAGTTAGAGCTATGCTTGATGATAAAGGAAAAAGAGTTAAAAAAGCAGGCCCATCTACGCCAGTAGTTGTTTTAGGATTATCTGAAGTTCCAAATGCAGGAGAACTACTATATGCAGTAGATGACGAGAAAACTGCTAGGACTATAGGTGAGAAAAACAAGGAAAATACAAGAGCAGAACAAATGAGATCAGATCAGAAAATATCACTAGATGATTTATTTGAAAGAATAAAGCTTGGTGAAATTAAAGATTTAAATATTATTATAAAAGGTGATGTAAGAGGATCTATTGAAGCTTTAAAACAATCACTTGAAAAACTTAGTACAGAAGAAGTTAAGACTAATATTATACATGGTGGTGTAGGTGGAATTACTGAGTCTGATATAATGTTAGCTTCAGCATCTAATGCCATAGTTGTAGGATTTAATGTTAGACCAAATTTAAATGCTATTGAAGTAGCTAAGAGGGAAAAAGTTGATATTAGAACTTATAGAGTAATCTATGAAGCCATAGAAGATATTCAATCAGCAATTAAGGGTATGCATGCACCAAAAATAGTTGAAGAAGTAATAGGAAGAACTGAAGTAAGGGCTACCTTTAGATTACCTAATGGAAATACCATAGCTGGTATATATGTATTAGATGGTAAAGTAACTAGAAACTCAAAAATAAGACTTCTAAGAGATGATATTGTTATATTTGAAGGAAATGTTTCATCATTAAAAAGATTTAAAGATGATGTTAGAGAAGTCTTATCTGGATATGAAGGCGGGCTAGGGTTAGAAAATTATAATGATATTAAAGATGGAGACCTACTAGAATCATATATTCTTAAAGAAGTTCAGAAATAG
- the rseP gene encoding RIP metalloprotease RseP: MLTAISAIFVFLVVILVHEFGHFAVAKMVGIKVNEFSIGMGPKLIQKKKGETEYTLRALPIGGYVRMEGEDEESNDPRGFNKVPALSRIAVVVAGAIMNFILAIVILSIVSYGQGTPTNIIENTIVNSPAEKSGLLSGDIITKINNKSTLTWESVVDSINSSDPNQAMEIEIQRDNETKIIELKPTVEDDRTIIGIAPKSEKSIGSAIKGGFEKTAMFLKLMFTTVSMIFKGEVGLKQFSGPVGVIHEVGAAAKQGINNLLYFLGFISINLGFFNLLPIPALDGSRVVFLLIELVRGKPINPQKEGFIHFVGFVLLISLMLLVTYGDIIKFNIF, translated from the coding sequence ATGTTAACGGCAATATCAGCCATATTTGTTTTTTTAGTAGTAATATTAGTACATGAATTTGGTCATTTCGCTGTGGCCAAAATGGTAGGTATTAAAGTAAATGAGTTTTCCATAGGTATGGGACCAAAGTTGATACAGAAGAAAAAAGGAGAAACAGAATATACATTGAGAGCTTTACCTATTGGTGGATATGTAAGAATGGAAGGTGAAGATGAAGAGTCTAATGATCCTAGGGGATTTAATAAAGTACCTGCATTATCAAGGATAGCAGTTGTAGTAGCTGGAGCTATTATGAACTTTATTCTTGCAATTGTAATACTTTCTATTGTCTCCTATGGGCAAGGTACTCCTACCAATATTATCGAAAACACAATAGTAAATTCCCCAGCAGAAAAAAGTGGTTTATTATCAGGAGATATAATTACTAAAATAAATAATAAATCTACCCTAACTTGGGAGAGTGTTGTAGATTCCATAAACTCATCTGATCCAAATCAAGCGATGGAAATAGAAATACAAAGGGATAATGAAACTAAAATAATAGAACTCAAGCCTACTGTGGAAGATGATAGAACTATAATAGGTATAGCTCCTAAATCAGAAAAATCCATAGGTTCTGCAATAAAAGGCGGGTTTGAAAAGACAGCTATGTTTTTGAAACTCATGTTTACTACTGTAAGCATGATCTTTAAAGGTGAAGTTGGACTTAAACAGTTTTCAGGTCCCGTAGGTGTAATACATGAGGTGGGAGCTGCTGCGAAGCAAGGAATTAATAATCTATTATATTTTCTAGGTTTCATTAGTATTAACCTAGGCTTCTTTAACCTATTGCCAATACCAGCTTTAGATGGTAGTAGAGTAGTGTTCTTGTTAATAGAATTAGTTAGAGGTAAACCTATAAACCCACAAAAAGAAGGCTTCATACATTTCGTTGGATTTGTTTTATTAATATCTTTAATGTTACTAGTGACTTATGGAGATATAATTAAATTTAATATTTTTTAA
- a CDS encoding PolC-type DNA polymerase III: protein MKKKICISELIKKDELDEKELMDIAINKVQVIKPSMNIIIYMESSDLINNNALYKLENIFSKKFTDFNTILKLKYNITGSIMDKIKFYEENLLEIIKKEIQSSSSWIEDLKWEIRDDSLIICPPNKMAHYSIEKSGLIEDIKMKLKEELDLDLSIKVSDNDFAEEKDFMDTIIAEEKEMAINIVNSTVESSKNNSTSKEVTVSNKYYIYGKQIKDVPVKIKTINMQTGSCVIEGQIFHIESRDIRNNKTLVTFHISDLTDSIAAKVFLSEEHSGDFLANINNESYVRVAGDVIFDNYSRSIVIMLKSLNKIVKEERKEFSEEKRVELHLHTQMSSMDGISPLKKIAARAKEWGHKALAITDHGIVQGFPEAMNLSKSLGIKMIYGMEGYLINDKKGIVTNYDKNKEYSTYIVFDIETTGLSPINDMITEIGAVKIINGEVTDTYSQLINPERPIPEFITNLTGITDEMVRDKPTIGEIITDFKNFIGEDVLVAHNASFDIGFIREKMKIYNLELNNPVLDTLELSRAVFPSLRSHKLNIIAKHLDISLLNHHRAVDDATATAEIFLKILNMLEERNVKSFDQINGLGSNKDISKEETFHIIILAKNLIGLKNLYKLVSESHINYFHRRPRIPKSLIEANRDGLIIGSACEAGELYKAIIKNRSNNEIRDIVKFYDYLEIQPIENNMYLVREGILKDEEQLRDINRRIYKLGKENNKPVVATGDVHFLDPEDEIYRRIIMSGQKFQDADIQPPLYFKSTDEMLDEFSYLGRDVAKEVVIDNTNLINDMVEELLPIPEGTYPPIIDGAEEELRKITYEKAIEVYGEPLPDIVEKRLERELGSIIKNGYAVMYIIAQKLVWKSLEDGYLVGSRGSVGSSFVATMSGITEVNPLAPHYVCPKCKYNEFFDDGSVASGADLPDKICPKCDTELNKDGQYIPFEVFLGFEGDKEPDIDLNFAGEYQAVAHKYTEELFGEGYVFRAGTIGTIADKTAYGFVKKYFEERDTNVNPIETNRLVQGCTGIKRTSGQHPGGVMIVPKYKDILDFTPIQYPADDKKSGVITTHFDYNAISGRILKLDILGHDVPTIIRMLEDITGVDPTKIPLDEPKTMKLFTSTEPLGITKEDINCEVGTLGIPEFGTKFVRQMLIETQPKTFSELVRISGLSHGTDVWINNAQDLVKNNVASLSKVISTREDIMLNLINWGMDNKKSFKIMEKVRKGKGLTQEEEDQMRELKVPEWYIDSCKKIKYMFPKAHAAAYVMMSFRIAYFKVYYPEAFYATYFTIKASDFDADLVIKGRETVKTKIEELEKLGNDMTAKEKNLLTVLEVVLEMYARGYKIQNVDLYKSDSDRFAIDENGILPPLKSLEGLGENVARKIVEERNISKFISREDLINRGKVSKPVLEVLNNHGCLGDLPLSNQISLFNI from the coding sequence ATGAAGAAAAAGATATGTATATCTGAATTAATAAAAAAAGATGAATTAGATGAAAAAGAACTCATGGATATAGCTATTAACAAAGTCCAAGTAATAAAACCTTCTATGAATATAATTATTTATATGGAATCTTCCGACCTTATCAATAATAATGCACTTTATAAACTGGAAAATATATTTAGTAAAAAGTTTACCGATTTTAATACTATATTAAAACTTAAATATAATATTACAGGCAGCATTATGGATAAGATAAAATTTTATGAAGAAAATCTTTTAGAAATTATAAAAAAAGAAATTCAATCTAGTAGTTCATGGATTGAGGATTTAAAATGGGAGATCAGAGATGACTCCCTTATAATTTGTCCACCAAATAAAATGGCTCATTACTCCATAGAAAAAAGTGGATTAATAGAAGATATAAAGATGAAACTTAAAGAGGAGTTAGATTTAGATTTGTCTATTAAAGTCTCAGATAATGATTTTGCAGAAGAAAAAGACTTTATGGATACAATAATTGCAGAAGAAAAAGAAATGGCAATTAATATAGTTAATAGTACTGTTGAATCTTCCAAGAACAATTCCACTAGCAAAGAAGTAACTGTTTCTAATAAATACTATATATATGGTAAGCAAATAAAAGATGTACCTGTAAAGATAAAGACTATAAATATGCAGACAGGGTCTTGTGTTATAGAAGGTCAAATTTTTCATATTGAAAGTAGAGATATAAGAAATAATAAAACTTTAGTTACTTTTCACATATCAGATTTAACAGATTCTATTGCTGCAAAAGTATTTTTATCGGAAGAACATTCTGGAGATTTTCTTGCTAATATAAATAATGAATCCTATGTAAGAGTAGCTGGAGATGTTATCTTCGACAATTACTCTAGGAGTATAGTTATAATGTTAAAATCTCTTAATAAGATTGTGAAGGAAGAAAGAAAGGAATTTTCCGAAGAAAAGAGAGTAGAACTACATCTTCATACTCAAATGAGTTCAATGGATGGAATTTCTCCTTTAAAGAAAATTGCTGCCCGTGCTAAGGAGTGGGGCCATAAGGCATTGGCCATAACCGATCATGGAATAGTTCAAGGATTTCCAGAGGCTATGAATTTAAGTAAGTCTTTAGGAATAAAGATGATTTATGGTATGGAAGGTTATTTAATAAATGATAAAAAAGGAATAGTAACCAACTATGATAAAAATAAGGAATACTCCACATATATAGTATTTGATATAGAAACTACGGGTTTATCTCCTATAAATGATATGATAACTGAAATTGGTGCTGTTAAAATTATAAATGGTGAAGTTACAGATACTTATAGTCAGTTAATAAATCCTGAAAGACCTATACCAGAATTCATTACAAATCTTACTGGGATTACAGACGAAATGGTAAGAGATAAACCAACCATAGGAGAAATAATTACTGATTTTAAAAACTTTATTGGAGAAGATGTTTTAGTTGCTCATAATGCATCTTTTGATATTGGATTTATTAGAGAGAAAATGAAGATATATAATCTGGAATTAAACAATCCAGTATTGGATACATTGGAGTTATCTAGGGCAGTTTTTCCTTCTTTAAGAAGTCATAAGCTAAATATTATTGCTAAACATTTAGATATAAGCTTACTTAACCATCATAGGGCTGTAGATGATGCTACTGCTACAGCAGAAATATTTCTTAAGATTTTAAATATGTTGGAAGAAAGAAATGTAAAAAGTTTTGATCAAATAAATGGGCTAGGTTCCAATAAGGATATATCTAAAGAGGAAACATTTCACATAATAATACTTGCTAAAAACTTAATTGGACTTAAAAACTTATACAAGCTAGTTTCTGAATCTCATATAAATTATTTTCATAGAAGACCTAGAATCCCAAAATCTCTTATAGAAGCCAATAGAGATGGATTAATAATAGGAAGTGCCTGTGAAGCAGGAGAATTATATAAGGCGATAATAAAGAACAGAAGTAATAATGAAATAAGAGATATTGTAAAGTTTTATGATTATCTAGAAATTCAACCTATAGAAAATAATATGTATTTAGTTAGAGAGGGAATTCTAAAAGATGAAGAGCAACTAAGAGATATAAATAGAAGGATATACAAATTAGGTAAAGAAAATAATAAACCTGTAGTTGCTACAGGAGATGTCCACTTTTTAGATCCTGAAGATGAAATATATAGAAGAATAATAATGTCAGGACAAAAATTTCAAGATGCCGATATTCAGCCACCATTATATTTTAAATCAACTGATGAAATGTTAGATGAATTTTCATATTTAGGAAGGGATGTTGCAAAAGAGGTAGTCATAGACAATACGAACTTAATAAATGATATGGTAGAAGAATTACTCCCTATACCTGAAGGAACTTATCCACCAATTATAGATGGTGCAGAGGAGGAACTAAGAAAGATTACCTATGAAAAAGCAATAGAAGTATATGGAGAACCTTTACCAGATATTGTAGAGAAAAGACTAGAGAGAGAATTAGGCTCTATAATTAAAAATGGATATGCAGTTATGTATATAATTGCTCAAAAGCTTGTTTGGAAATCATTAGAAGATGGATATTTAGTTGGTTCTAGAGGATCTGTAGGTTCTTCTTTTGTAGCTACTATGAGTGGGATTACAGAAGTAAATCCATTGGCTCCTCATTATGTATGTCCAAAATGTAAATATAATGAGTTCTTTGATGATGGTTCCGTAGCTTCAGGTGCCGACCTTCCGGATAAAATATGTCCAAAATGTGATACTGAATTAAATAAAGATGGACAGTATATTCCCTTTGAGGTTTTTCTAGGATTTGAAGGAGATAAAGAACCAGATATTGACTTAAACTTTGCTGGAGAATATCAAGCTGTGGCACATAAATACACAGAGGAATTATTTGGAGAAGGATATGTGTTTAGAGCAGGAACCATTGGAACCATAGCGGATAAAACAGCCTATGGATTTGTTAAAAAGTACTTTGAAGAAAGAGATACAAACGTTAACCCAATTGAGACTAACAGGCTAGTTCAAGGCTGCACAGGAATAAAAAGAACTTCAGGACAACATCCTGGTGGGGTAATGATTGTTCCAAAGTATAAAGATATTTTAGACTTTACACCAATACAGTATCCAGCTGATGATAAAAAGTCGGGAGTAATAACTACTCACTTTGACTATAATGCAATTAGTGGAAGAATACTAAAACTTGATATTCTAGGACATGATGTTCCTACTATTATAAGGATGCTTGAGGATATTACTGGAGTAGATCCTACTAAAATACCTTTAGATGAACCTAAGACAATGAAGCTATTTACTAGTACAGAGCCCTTGGGAATAACTAAGGAAGATATAAATTGTGAAGTAGGTACTTTAGGCATTCCAGAATTTGGTACTAAGTTTGTAAGACAAATGCTCATTGAGACTCAACCTAAAACTTTTTCAGAGCTAGTAAGGATCAGTGGTCTATCTCATGGAACAGATGTATGGATAAATAATGCTCAAGATCTTGTTAAGAATAATGTTGCTTCCCTTAGTAAAGTAATCTCTACAAGGGAAGATATTATGTTAAATTTAATTAACTGGGGGATGGATAACAAGAAATCCTTTAAAATAATGGAAAAAGTAAGAAAGGGAAAAGGTTTAACTCAAGAAGAAGAAGACCAAATGAGAGAGCTAAAAGTTCCTGAATGGTATATAGATTCTTGTAAAAAGATAAAATATATGTTCCCTAAGGCTCATGCTGCTGCATATGTTATGATGTCTTTTAGGATAGCATATTTTAAAGTTTATTATCCTGAAGCATTTTATGCAACTTATTTTACTATTAAAGCCAGTGATTTTGATGCAGATTTAGTTATAAAAGGTAGAGAAACGGTTAAGACTAAGATTGAGGAACTAGAAAAACTAGGTAATGATATGACCGCAAAAGAAAAAAATCTATTAACTGTTTTAGAAGTTGTATTAGAAATGTATGCTAGAGGTTATAAGATTCAAAATGTTGATCTTTATAAATCAGATAGCGATAGATTTGCTATTGATGAGAATGGAATTTTGCCACCACTTAAAAGTTTAGAAGGATTAGGAGAAAACGTTGCCAGAAAGATTGTAGAAGAGAGAAATATTTCTAAGTTTATTTCTAGGGAAGATTTAATTAATCGTGGTAAAGTAAGCAAACCTGTTTTAGAAGTTTTAAACAACCATGGTTGCTTGGGAGATTTGCCATTGAGTAATCAAATAAGTCTTTTTAATATTTGA
- the rnpM gene encoding RNase P modulator RnpM encodes MKKKKIPLRKCIACAQGKTKKELIRVVRNNEQEVVVDPTGKTNGRGAYICSNIECIEIAQKGNKLSRALEVEVSNNIYEDLKNMVKS; translated from the coding sequence TTGAAAAAGAAAAAGATTCCTCTAAGAAAATGTATTGCTTGTGCTCAAGGTAAAACTAAAAAAGAATTAATAAGGGTAGTAAGAAATAACGAGCAAGAAGTTGTTGTTGATCCAACAGGAAAAACAAATGGTCGAGGAGCATATATTTGTTCTAATATCGAATGTATTGAAATTGCACAAAAAGGAAACAAATTGTCTAGAGCTTTAGAGGTAGAAGTATCAAATAATATATATGAAGATTTGAAAAACATGGTTAAATCTTAA
- the nusA gene encoding transcription termination factor NusA, whose product MNGDFINALREIQKEKGISEEIIFDALESALISSYKKNFGASQNVEVEMDRTTGKVKVIALKEVVEEIDNEYLEISLDEAKQIDDKFQIGDFVKIEITPKDFGRIAAQTAKQVVIQRIRDAERDVIFDEFINRENEIITGQVQRISKNNVYIDLGKTEGVLPPVEQIDGEEYNQGDRLKLLILEVKKTTKGPQIILSRSHPNLVKRLFELEVPEIDDGIVEIFSISREAGSRTKIAVFSKDPNVDPLGSCVGFKGSRVKVIVDELKGEKIDIVIWSKDIGEFIANSLSPSKVVDVIANEKEKSAIVVVPDYQLSLAIGKEGQNARLAAKLTNWKIDIKSESQYKEECE is encoded by the coding sequence ATGAATGGAGATTTTATCAATGCTCTTCGTGAAATTCAGAAGGAAAAAGGCATTTCCGAAGAGATAATATTTGATGCCCTTGAGTCTGCACTAATCTCTAGTTATAAGAAAAACTTTGGTGCGTCACAGAATGTCGAAGTAGAAATGGATAGAACTACTGGAAAAGTAAAAGTAATAGCTTTAAAAGAAGTAGTAGAAGAAATAGATAATGAATATTTAGAAATAAGTCTAGATGAAGCAAAACAAATAGACGATAAATTCCAAATTGGAGACTTTGTTAAAATAGAAATTACACCTAAGGATTTCGGTAGGATAGCTGCTCAAACTGCTAAACAAGTAGTCATACAAAGAATAAGAGATGCAGAAAGAGACGTTATCTTTGATGAATTTATAAATAGAGAAAATGAAATAATTACTGGACAGGTGCAAAGAATTAGTAAAAATAATGTATATATAGATTTAGGAAAAACCGAAGGAGTATTACCACCTGTAGAACAAATAGATGGTGAAGAATATAATCAAGGTGATAGATTAAAACTACTTATATTAGAAGTTAAGAAAACCACAAAAGGACCTCAAATAATATTATCTAGATCACATCCTAATTTAGTTAAACGATTATTTGAGTTGGAAGTTCCAGAGATAGATGATGGTATAGTAGAAATATTCTCAATCTCAAGAGAAGCAGGCTCTAGAACTAAAATTGCAGTTTTCTCTAAGGATCCTAACGTAGACCCGCTAGGTTCATGTGTTGGATTTAAAGGCAGCAGAGTAAAAGTAATAGTAGATGAATTAAAGGGCGAGAAAATTGATATTGTAATATGGAGTAAAGATATAGGAGAATTTATAGCAAATAGTTTAAGTCCATCTAAGGTGGTAGATGTAATAGCTAATGAAAAGGAAAAATCTGCCATTGTAGTTGTACCAGATTATCAACTTTCTTTGGCCATAGGAAAAGAAGGTCAAAATGCTAGACTAGCAGCTAAACTAACAAACTGGAAAATAGATATTAAATCAGAATCCCAATATAAGGAAGAATGTGAATAA
- the ispG gene encoding flavodoxin-dependent (E)-4-hydroxy-3-methylbut-2-enyl-diphosphate synthase: MNRKKTKVIKVGDVLIGGDNPISIQSMTNTLTKDIDSTVDQIKKLENAGCDIIRSAITDLEDAKAIVEIKKQINIPIIADIQYDYKLALESIKYGVDGLRLNPGNIGSLDKVKEVVKACKEKDISIRVGVNAGSLKQEFLDKYHGVNEDSMVYSALEQIRLLEDMDFYDIKISLKASNVPLTIRAYEKMSNIVDYPLHLGITEAGPLWRGTIKSSVGIGTLLSMGIGDTVRISLTGDPVEEVRVGREILKSLNLLNEGLEIISCPTCGRTNIDLINIVEEAEKRLEGIDKHIKVAIMGCAVNGPGEAREADIGIAGGKGEGLIFRKGEIIKKVKEEELLNELLREIEKL, translated from the coding sequence ATGAATAGAAAAAAAACTAAAGTGATAAAGGTTGGAGATGTATTGATTGGAGGAGATAATCCTATTTCCATTCAATCCATGACAAATACCTTAACAAAAGACATAGATTCTACTGTAGACCAAATCAAGAAGTTAGAAAATGCTGGCTGTGACATTATTAGATCTGCTATTACAGATTTAGAAGATGCCAAAGCCATAGTAGAAATAAAAAAACAAATCAATATTCCTATAATTGCAGATATTCAATATGATTATAAATTAGCATTGGAATCCATAAAATATGGAGTTGATGGTCTTAGATTAAATCCAGGTAATATTGGTTCATTAGATAAAGTTAAAGAAGTAGTAAAAGCTTGTAAAGAAAAAGATATATCCATAAGGGTAGGAGTAAATGCAGGTTCACTTAAACAGGAGTTTTTGGATAAATATCATGGAGTAAATGAAGATTCAATGGTTTACAGTGCATTGGAGCAAATAAGATTATTAGAAGATATGGATTTTTATGATATAAAGATTTCACTAAAGGCAAGCAATGTTCCTCTTACTATTAGAGCTTATGAAAAGATGTCCAATATAGTAGACTATCCTCTACATTTAGGAATTACCGAGGCAGGTCCATTATGGAGAGGGACTATTAAATCTTCTGTTGGAATAGGTACATTATTATCTATGGGTATAGGTGATACAGTAAGAATTTCTTTAACAGGAGATCCTGTTGAAGAAGTAAGAGTAGGTAGGGAAATCCTTAAATCACTTAACTTATTAAATGAAGGTTTGGAAATTATTTCTTGTCCCACATGTGGCAGAACTAATATAGACTTAATCAATATAGTAGAAGAGGCAGAAAAGAGACTTGAAGGAATTGATAAACATATAAAGGTTGCCATAATGGGATGTGCTGTAAATGGGCCTGGTGAAGCTAGAGAGGCAGATATAGGAATAGCTGGCGGTAAAGGTGAAGGATTGATATTTAGAAAAGGTGAAATAATAAAAAAAGTTAAAGAAGAAGAATTATTAAATGAACTATTGAGGGAAATAGAAAAACTGTAA
- the rimP gene encoding ribosome maturation factor RimP produces the protein MNKKGILGVIKEICEPLAEELGYELVDIEFVKEGASHFLRIYLDKPGGINLDDCQKMSQLVSERLDEQDPIKVAYYLEVSSPGLDRPLKTDKDLKRNLGKDVEIKLYEALEGKKVIEGTLDNYNEGLIILKTETNTTIEIPRELVAVIKLAVKF, from the coding sequence TTGAACAAAAAAGGTATTTTAGGAGTTATTAAGGAAATATGTGAGCCACTAGCAGAAGAATTAGGCTATGAATTGGTGGATATAGAGTTCGTAAAAGAAGGTGCAAGTCACTTTCTTAGAATATATTTAGATAAACCAGGCGGAATAAACTTAGATGATTGTCAAAAAATGAGTCAATTAGTAAGTGAAAGATTAGATGAACAAGACCCAATTAAAGTAGCTTATTATTTAGAGGTATCATCTCCAGGATTAGATAGACCTTTAAAAACTGATAAAGACTTAAAAAGAAACTTGGGAAAAGATGTGGAAATCAAGTTATATGAAGCTTTAGAAGGCAAAAAAGTAATAGAAGGAACTTTAGACAATTATAATGAAGGTTTAATTATATTAAAAACAGAAACTAATACTACTATAGAGATACCTAGAGAATTAGTCGCTGTAATTAAATTAGCTGTTAAATTTTAA